One window of the Epinephelus moara isolate mb chromosome 24, YSFRI_EMoa_1.0, whole genome shotgun sequence genome contains the following:
- the lrig1 gene encoding leucine-rich repeats and immunoglobulin-like domains protein 1 produces the protein MAASLGRFGYVSRCLFYLILSLGLFISSGLSSDLPCAQNCTCNGDSVDCSNLELTATPLDLPVRTVSLNLGHNKLTTINIEAFENLPNLRELRLDHNELTSIPDLGQAASKIVSLYLHHNKIRTVDGRRTRELASVETLDLSNNDITELRGHCFPAGLQIRDLYLSSNKISTLELGALDHLGSTLQVLRLSRNRISQIPVRAFQLPRLTQLELNRNRIRQVEGLTFQGLSSLEVLKLQRNSISKLTDGAFWDLAKMKVLHLDYNSLTEVNSGSLYGLTSLQQLFLSNNSIARINPDGWKFCQKLRELNLSYNNLTRLDEGSLAVLGDLHTLRLGHNSISHITEGAFRGLKAVRILELDHNDISGTIEDTNGAFSGLDSLNKLTLFGNKIKSVAKKAFSGLETLEHLNLGENAIRSIQPDAFSKMKNLKTLLIQSDSFLCDCQLHWLPDWLVARGLQAGVNATCAHPESLKGTSIFQAPSNSFVCDDLPKPQITVQPETSVTVLGSDVRLTCTAASSSSSPMTFAWRKDQELLRHAETENYAHVRADDQGTTPEAPGAGGGVMEYTTILHLRHVTFAHEGRYQCIITNHFGSTYSSKARLIVNVLPSFVKTPRDSTIRTGHTARLECAAEGHPAPQIAWQKDGGTDFPAARERRMHVMPDDDVFFIMDVKPEDMGVYSCTAKNTAGTVSANATLTVLETPHLAQDLEDRSVVVGDTVALQCKALGSPPPRITWLRNDQPLRPSDRHHFTPGNQLLVIGSASLEDAGRYTCLMSNTLGTERAHSQLVVTRRRSACTPPAGPSTVTIGIIVIAVVTSIVVTSLVWVCIIYQTRKKSEECSVTNTDETIVPPDVPSYLSSQGTLSERQDVCIRVEAGGGSQPNGHIVDTAGFDGAVVCTDCMENGSSYSKDSDYLTHGFGHTGGIEYQQHSLPPPHSHCHPGELHDAGPHSTPLCNGTPNGIRKDLQGSTFPKNHNTLQLNQHDRKVSRAGQTPACSPSQEDSFHKPVKLAGVMSRGRLDSDCEPELRQTLLSNGHTLRASQNESAPLRRASD, from the exons GCGGCTGGACCACAATGAGCTGACCTCCATACCAGATTTAGGACAGGCTGCTTCCAAGATTGTATCTCTCTACCT ACATCATAATAAGATCCGCACTGTAGACGGCAGGCGTACCAGAGAGCTGGCTTCTGTGGAAACCCTGGACCTGAGCAACAATGACATCACCGAGCTTCGAGGGCACTGCTTTCCTGCAGGCCTCCAAATCAGAGACCT GTACCTGAGCAGCAACAAGATCAGCACGTTGGAGCTTGGAGCTCTGGACCACCTGGGTTCTACTTTACAGGTCCTGAGACTGAGCCGAAACCGCATCAGCCAGATCCCCGTGAGAGCCTTCCAGCTCCCGAGGCTCACCCAGCT TGAGCTGAACAGGAACCGTATTCGTCAGGTGGAGGGTCTGACCTTCCAGGGTCTGTCCAGCTTGGAGGTACTCAAGCTGCAAAGAAACAGCATCAGCAAGCTGACTGATGGGGCCTTCTGGGACCTGGCCAAGATGAAAGTCCT TCACTTGGACTACAACAGCCTGACAGAGGTGAACAGTGGCTCCCTGTACGGCCTTACGTCCCTTCAGCAGTTATTCCTCAGTAACAACTCTATAGCCCGCATCAACCCTGACGGATGGAAGTTCTGCCAGAAGCTAAGGGAACT GAATCTGTCGTATAACAACTTGACTCGTCTGGATGAGGGCAGTCTAGCTGTGCTGGGGGATCTCCACACTCTCCGTCTGGGCCACAACTCCATCAGCCACATCACCGAGGGAGCCTTCAGAGGCCTCAAGGCCGTACGCATCCT GGAGCTGGACCATAATGACATCTCAGGCACAATAGAGGACACCAACGGGGCCTTCTCTGGATTGGACAGCCTCAACAAGCT GACTCTGTTTGGAAACAAGATCAAGTCGGTCGCCAAGAAAGCCTTCTCTGGCCTGGAGACCCTGGAACACCT GAACTTGGGAGAGAATGCTATTCGTTCCATCCAGCCCGATGCCTTCAGTAAAATGAAGAACCTCAAAACCCT TCTCATTCAGAGTGACAGCTTCCTGTGTGACTGCCAGCTCCACTGGCTTCCCGACTGGTTGGTGGCACGTGGTCTGCAGGCTGGTGTCAATGCCACCTGCGCCCACCCGGAGAGCCTGAAGGGCACTAGCATCTTCCAGGCTCCGTCCAACAGCTTTGTGTGCG ACGACCTTCCAAAGCCCCAAATCACCGTGCAGCCGGAAACCTCAGTGACGGTCCTTGGTAGTGATGTGCGTCTCACGTGTACGGCAGCGAGCAGCAGCTCCTCCCCCATGACCTTTGCATGGCGTAAGGACCAGGAGCTGCTTCGCCACGCTGAGACAGAGAACTACGCCCACGTGCGCGCTGACGACCAAGGCACAACACCTGAAGCGCCAGGCGCAGGCGGAGGTGTGATGGAGTACACCACCATCCTGCACCTGCGGCATGTCACCTTTGCACACGAGGGCCGTTACCAGTGCATCATCACCAACCACTTTGGCTCCACCTACTCCAGCAAGGCCCGTCTTATCGTTAATG TTCTCCCATCCTTTGTGAAGACTCCCAGGGACAGCACCATCAGGACGGGCCACACAGCGAGGCTGGAGTGCGCCGCTGAGGGGCACCCAGCACCACAGATCGCCTGGCAGAAGGACGGAGGCACGGATTTCCCCGCTGCCCGGGAGCGCCGAATGCACGTCATGCCTGATGACGATGTGTTCTTCATCATGGACGTCAAGCCGGAGGACATGGGCGTGTACAGCTGCACTGCCAAAAACACAGCGGGCACCGTCTCTGCCAACGCCACCCTCACCGTGCTGG aAACACCCCATCTCGCCCAGGACTTGGAGGACCGCAGCGTGGTGGTCGGCGACACGGTGGCCCTGCAGTGTAAGGCGCTGGGCAGTCCTCCACCCCGCATCACCTGGCTGCGAAACGACCAGCCGCTGCGCCCCTCCGACAGACACCACTTCACCCCGGGGAACCAGCTGCTGGTCATCGGCTCTGCCTCGCTGGAAGACGCCGGCCGCTACACCTGCCTCATGTCCAACACCCTGGGCACGGAGCGCGCTCACAGCCAGCTGGTGGTAACTCGGCGACGCAGCGCCTGCACACCCCCAGCGGGGCCGAGCACGGTCACTATAGGGATCATAGTCATCGCTGTGGTGACGAGTATTGTGGTGACGTCGTTGGTGTGGGTGTGCATCATCTACCAGACCAGGAAGAAGAGCGAGGAGTGCAGTGTCACTAATACAG ATGAGACGATAGTTCCTCCAGACGTACCCAGCTACCTCTCCTCCCAGGGCACACTGTCAGAGCGGCAGGATGTGTGTATCCGCGTGGAGGCCGGCGGTGGATCTCAGCCCAACGGACACATCGTAGACACCGCAG GTTTCGACGGCGCAGTAGTGTGTACAGATTGCATGGAGAACGGAAGCAGCTACTCCAAAGACTCTGACTACCTGACACACGGATTCGGCCACACTGGAGGGATAGAGTACCAGCAACACTCACTCCCCCCACCCCACTCTCACTGTCATCCAGGGGAGCTGCATGACGCGGGGCCACACTCAACCCCGCTCTGCAACGGGACACCCAACGGAATCAGAAAGGACCTTCAAGGATCCACGTTTCCTAAAAACCACAATACGTTACAGCTGAACCAGCACGATAGAAAAG TGAGCAGAGCGGGACAGACGCCGGCGTGCTCCCCGTCACAAGAGGACTCCTTCCACAAGCCAGTGAAGCTGGCCGGCGTGATGAGCCGCGGCCGTCTGGACAGTGACTGTGAGCCTGAGCTCAGGCAGACTCTGCTGTCCAATGGACACACCCTCAGAGCCTCTCAGAATGAGAGTGCCCCCCTAAGGAGAGCCAGCGACTAG